From the Temnothorax longispinosus isolate EJ_2023e chromosome 6, Tlon_JGU_v1, whole genome shotgun sequence genome, one window contains:
- the LOC139814601 gene encoding uncharacterized protein isoform X4, giving the protein MFLESNWTWLAERWGNMADLAERVDDLICSFDSTGETTMDTLSMLIFGWMLFGLVVLCVGKYVYNRFVLNELTATTAAAAAAAAAVASSSLSSSSSSSSSSLQLGKDGHARHDESVVTTGAAGTIIGKLFDKSKSVSPSSSSLARAGTGGAGGGGGTVSVGGGGGGGGGGGGAVSATGGGSGGGGGGGGGGGGGGAGASAGMVAGARSPSPGGYVPPTPPIRKRLTRKTSGALISPSRSSRALHLPTATGADAEAVRWVNELIVWLHHDLVILNELLATWVVSLNDFTAGSTDEHGVGVEFVRVLPETYPPTLSNIFCECDSKDDVTITCDCEATPALQLKAFRQRGDKVEVNHYRVNVNRFRARLNVVCITEKLLIDLKCDGWPEVKISLAAVGTIKKDLDESQLQEVVSEIVVGALRGINVHLNLSQYPTCPRLWREPPPQPGFSYPIHYDGVNASNSMVPQPPHQRLQGHTAPSSAPIQYMPGERRLLVKVVRAIDLGGQQGAVEPYCVVELDEPPQKNQTSIKRDTKNPLWDEAFLFDISHNTSEVLLEVFDRVNKSQRFLGLGIVGVEELLANPSQRQIIPLQARPYEEDDITGTLTVEFLFIEGAEVPQIGTKPYKVKETIKPVSPTRSYSQTNVISSNSLNYNNDYLTNGNVVDSPYKSGQTNGNKGTLIVHSQQRQPERQIVKVTLMENGNWQEIFPEHGAKDVNAISGPETTPNSSNSEERGRTRRKRRDFFGTIKKRLSRSKTRSRSVGPEGEINHEDAHSRSISADRARDPGSAHLSVPEQSRRSSLSEASGISGTSTRTYVNEASTLVLETLENGIKKHYLVPLSLAQKSKWRKKGTKLHIFNDHTFIAKHMAGGTVCEVCKRTLARRLGKQGYECRDCQMKCHKHCHVKVDTTCPTSTIQSIELMCVKIPPLERKPSMLLCSR; this is encoded by the exons atgttTTTGGAATCCAATTGGACTTGGTTGGCAGAACGATGGGGCAATATGGCCGACTTGGCCGAGCGGGTGGACGATCTGATATGCAGTTTCGACTCGACTGGTGAAACGACCATGGATACCCTGTCGATGCTGATATTCGGCTGGATGTTGTTCGGTTTGGTGGTGTTGTGCGTTGGCAAATACGTGTACAATCGTTTTGTGCTAAACGAGCTCACCGCCACCACTgctgctgccgccgccgccgccgccgccgtcgcctcATCATCattgtcgtcatcgtcgtcgtcgtcgtcgtcgtcgctgcaGCTCGGCAAGGATGGTCATGCCCGTCACGATGAGAGTGTCGTGACGACGGGTGCCGCTGGTACCATCATTGGAAAACTGTTCGACAAGTCGAAATCGGTGTCACCGTCCTCGTCATCGCTCGCAAGGGCTGGTACCGGTGGTGCAGGTGGCGGCGGTGGTACCGTTAGTgtcggtggtggtggtggtggtggtggcggcggcggcggtgccgTTAGCGCTACTGGTGGTggtagtggtggtggtggtggtggtggtggtggtggcggtggtggtggtgccGGTGCCAGTGCCGGTATGGTAGCAGGTGCGAGATCACCATCACCGGGAGGCTACGTGCCGCCCACGCCGCCGATCAGGAAACGTCTGACCCGGAAGACCTCCGGTGCCCTCATCAGCCCGTCTCGAAGTTCTCGAGCTCTGCATCTCCCGACCGCGACTGGCGCGGATGCCGAGGCCGTGCGTTGGGTCAACGAACTGATCGTGTGGCTTCATCACGACCTCGTCATCCTCAACGAGCTCTTGGCCACTTGGGTAGTTTCTCTCAACGATTTCACCGCTGGCTCTACCGACGAg CACGGAGTCGGCGTCGAATTTGTTCGCGTACTTCCAGAGACTTATCCGCCAACCttgtcaaatattttctgCGAATGCGATTCGAAGGACGATGTG ACTATCACATGCGACTGCGAGGCTACTCCAGCTTTGCAACTGAAAGCATTTCGGCAACGAGGGGATAAGGTGGAGGTTAATCACTATCGGGTCAATGTCAATCGTTTCCGCGCTCGCCTCAACGTCGTCTGCATCACCGAGAAGCTGCTGATCGATTTGAAATGCGACGGCTGGCCAGAG GTGAAGATCTCTCTGGCAGCGGTGGGCACAATAAAGAAAGACTTGGATGAAAGCCAGTTGCAAGAAGTGGTGTCGGAAATTGTGGTGGGTGCCTTGCGAGGCATCAACGTTCACCTCAATCTTTCTCAATATCCCACGTGTCCTCGATTATGGAGAGAGCCGCCTCCTCAGCCAGGCTTCTCATATCCTATACATTACGACGGTGTA AACGCCTCGAATTCGATGGTTCCGCAGCCACCGCATCAACGCCTTCAAGGACATACCGCACCCTCGTCAGCACCAATACAATATATGCCTGGCGAGAGACGTTTGCTCGTGAAGGTTGTGAGGGCTATCGACCTCGGTGGTCAGCAAGGAGCCGTGGAGCCTTACTGCGTCGTGGAGTTGGATGAACCCCCGCAAAAGAATCAAACCTCTATAAAGAGAGATACCAAAAATCCGCTATGGGATGAAGcgtttttatt cGACATAAGCCACAACACGAGCGAGGTGTTATTAGAGGTGTTCGATCGTGTCAACAAAAGTCAACGATTCTTGGGGCTAGGAATCGTAGGTGTCGAGGAACTCCTCGCAAATCCGAGCCAGCGGCAGATCATACCTCTTCAGGCACGACCATACGAGGAAGATGACATTACAGGCACTCTCACGGTGGAG TTTCTGTTCATCGAGGGTGCGGAAGTGCCACAAATTGGGACCAAGCCTTATAAAGTCAAGGAGACGATAAAGCCAGTCTCGCCGACCCGTTCCTACAGCCAAACAAATGTCATCAGCAGCAATAGTCTGAACTACAACAACG acTACTTAACGAATGGCAACGTTGTGGATTCACCATATAAAAGCGGGCAAACAAATGGTAACAAGGGGACGTTGATCGTACACAGTCAGCAAAGG CAACCGGAGCGACAGATTGTAAAG GTCACTCTGATGGAGAATGGAAACTGGCAAGAGATATTCCCGGAG CACGGAGCAAAAGATGTCAATGCTATTTCGGGACCAGAAACCACGCCTAATTCCTCCAATTCAGAAG aGAGAGGAAGAACACGAAGAAAACGACGCGATTTCTTTGGTACCATAAAGAAGCGACTGAGTCGATCCAAGACAAGAAGTAGATCAGTGGGTCCTGAAGGAGAGATCAATCATGAAGATGCTCATTCGAGATCCATATCCGCCGACAGAGCTCGCGATCCTGGCTCTG CTCATTTATCGGTACCAGAACAATCGAGACGATCGAGTTTGAGCGAAGCCTCGGGTATAAGCGGAACATCCACGAGAACGTACGTCAACGAAGCTTCCACGCTCGTTCTTGAGACTCTGGAGAACGGTATTAAGAA ACACTACCTCGTACCACTTTCCCTCGCGCAGAAAAGTAAATGGAGGAAAAAGGGGACAAAGTTGCACATATTTAACGATCATACGTTTATCGCCAAACACATGGCGGG AGGAACAGTTTGCGAGGTGTGTAAAAGAACCCTCGCACGAAGGCTCGGTAAGCAAGGCTACGAATGCAGAGACTGTCAGATGAAGTGTCACAAACATTGTCATGTGAAAGTCGACACGACGTGTCCCACATCCACTATCCAAAGCATCGAGTT gATGTGCGTCAAGATTCCGCCACTCGAACGAAAGCCTTCTATGCTTCTGTGTTCGCGATAA
- the LOC139814601 gene encoding uncharacterized protein isoform X1 encodes MFLESNWTWLAERWGNMADLAERVDDLICSFDSTGETTMDTLSMLIFGWMLFGLVVLCVGKYVYNRFVLNELTATTAAAAAAAAAVASSSLSSSSSSSSSSLQLGKDGHARHDESVVTTGAAGTIIGKLFDKSKSVSPSSSSLARAGTGGAGGGGGTVSVGGGGGGGGGGGGAVSATGGGSGGGGGGGGGGGGGGAGASAGMVAGARSPSPGGYVPPTPPIRKRLTRKTSGALISPSRSSRALHLPTATGADAEAVRWVNELIVWLHHDLVILNELLATWVVSLNDFTAGSTDEHGVGVEFVRVLPETYPPTLSNIFCECDSKDDVTITCDCEATPALQLKAFRQRGDKVEVNHYRVNVNRFRARLNVVCITEKLLIDLKCDGWPEVKISLAAVGTIKKDLDESQLQEVVSEIVVGALRGINVHLNLSQYPTCPRLWREPPPQPGFSYPIHYDGVNASNSMVPQPPHQRLQGHTAPSSAPIQYMPGERRLLVKVVRAIDLGGQQGAVEPYCVVELDEPPQKNQTSIKRDTKNPLWDEAFLFDISHNTSEVLLEVFDRVNKSQRFLGLGIVGVEELLANPSQRQIIPLQARPYEEDDITGTLTVEFLFIEGAEVPQIGTKPYKVKETIKPVSPTRSYSQTNVISSNSLNYNNGNSTLILYDSAAQSEGDYLTNGNVVDSPYKSGQTNGNKGTLIVHSQQRQPERQIVKVTLMENGNWQEIFPEHGAKDVNAISGPETTPNSSNSEERGRTRRKRRDFFGTIKKRLSRSKTRSRSVGPEGEINHEDAHSRSISADRARDPGSAHLSVPEQSRRSSLSEASGISGTSTRTYVNEASTLVLETLENGIKKHYLVPLSLAQKSKWRKKGTKLHIFNDHTFIAKHMAGGTVCEVCKRTLARRLGKQGYECRDCQMKCHKHCHVKVDTTCPTSTIQSIELMCVKIPPLERKPSMLLCSR; translated from the exons atgttTTTGGAATCCAATTGGACTTGGTTGGCAGAACGATGGGGCAATATGGCCGACTTGGCCGAGCGGGTGGACGATCTGATATGCAGTTTCGACTCGACTGGTGAAACGACCATGGATACCCTGTCGATGCTGATATTCGGCTGGATGTTGTTCGGTTTGGTGGTGTTGTGCGTTGGCAAATACGTGTACAATCGTTTTGTGCTAAACGAGCTCACCGCCACCACTgctgctgccgccgccgccgccgccgccgtcgcctcATCATCattgtcgtcatcgtcgtcgtcgtcgtcgtcgtcgctgcaGCTCGGCAAGGATGGTCATGCCCGTCACGATGAGAGTGTCGTGACGACGGGTGCCGCTGGTACCATCATTGGAAAACTGTTCGACAAGTCGAAATCGGTGTCACCGTCCTCGTCATCGCTCGCAAGGGCTGGTACCGGTGGTGCAGGTGGCGGCGGTGGTACCGTTAGTgtcggtggtggtggtggtggtggtggcggcggcggcggtgccgTTAGCGCTACTGGTGGTggtagtggtggtggtggtggtggtggtggtggtggcggtggtggtggtgccGGTGCCAGTGCCGGTATGGTAGCAGGTGCGAGATCACCATCACCGGGAGGCTACGTGCCGCCCACGCCGCCGATCAGGAAACGTCTGACCCGGAAGACCTCCGGTGCCCTCATCAGCCCGTCTCGAAGTTCTCGAGCTCTGCATCTCCCGACCGCGACTGGCGCGGATGCCGAGGCCGTGCGTTGGGTCAACGAACTGATCGTGTGGCTTCATCACGACCTCGTCATCCTCAACGAGCTCTTGGCCACTTGGGTAGTTTCTCTCAACGATTTCACCGCTGGCTCTACCGACGAg CACGGAGTCGGCGTCGAATTTGTTCGCGTACTTCCAGAGACTTATCCGCCAACCttgtcaaatattttctgCGAATGCGATTCGAAGGACGATGTG ACTATCACATGCGACTGCGAGGCTACTCCAGCTTTGCAACTGAAAGCATTTCGGCAACGAGGGGATAAGGTGGAGGTTAATCACTATCGGGTCAATGTCAATCGTTTCCGCGCTCGCCTCAACGTCGTCTGCATCACCGAGAAGCTGCTGATCGATTTGAAATGCGACGGCTGGCCAGAG GTGAAGATCTCTCTGGCAGCGGTGGGCACAATAAAGAAAGACTTGGATGAAAGCCAGTTGCAAGAAGTGGTGTCGGAAATTGTGGTGGGTGCCTTGCGAGGCATCAACGTTCACCTCAATCTTTCTCAATATCCCACGTGTCCTCGATTATGGAGAGAGCCGCCTCCTCAGCCAGGCTTCTCATATCCTATACATTACGACGGTGTA AACGCCTCGAATTCGATGGTTCCGCAGCCACCGCATCAACGCCTTCAAGGACATACCGCACCCTCGTCAGCACCAATACAATATATGCCTGGCGAGAGACGTTTGCTCGTGAAGGTTGTGAGGGCTATCGACCTCGGTGGTCAGCAAGGAGCCGTGGAGCCTTACTGCGTCGTGGAGTTGGATGAACCCCCGCAAAAGAATCAAACCTCTATAAAGAGAGATACCAAAAATCCGCTATGGGATGAAGcgtttttatt cGACATAAGCCACAACACGAGCGAGGTGTTATTAGAGGTGTTCGATCGTGTCAACAAAAGTCAACGATTCTTGGGGCTAGGAATCGTAGGTGTCGAGGAACTCCTCGCAAATCCGAGCCAGCGGCAGATCATACCTCTTCAGGCACGACCATACGAGGAAGATGACATTACAGGCACTCTCACGGTGGAG TTTCTGTTCATCGAGGGTGCGGAAGTGCCACAAATTGGGACCAAGCCTTATAAAGTCAAGGAGACGATAAAGCCAGTCTCGCCGACCCGTTCCTACAGCCAAACAAATGTCATCAGCAGCAATAGTCTGAACTACAACAACGGTAACAGTACACTTATCTTGTACGACTCTGCCGCACAGTCGGAAGGGG acTACTTAACGAATGGCAACGTTGTGGATTCACCATATAAAAGCGGGCAAACAAATGGTAACAAGGGGACGTTGATCGTACACAGTCAGCAAAGG CAACCGGAGCGACAGATTGTAAAG GTCACTCTGATGGAGAATGGAAACTGGCAAGAGATATTCCCGGAG CACGGAGCAAAAGATGTCAATGCTATTTCGGGACCAGAAACCACGCCTAATTCCTCCAATTCAGAAG aGAGAGGAAGAACACGAAGAAAACGACGCGATTTCTTTGGTACCATAAAGAAGCGACTGAGTCGATCCAAGACAAGAAGTAGATCAGTGGGTCCTGAAGGAGAGATCAATCATGAAGATGCTCATTCGAGATCCATATCCGCCGACAGAGCTCGCGATCCTGGCTCTG CTCATTTATCGGTACCAGAACAATCGAGACGATCGAGTTTGAGCGAAGCCTCGGGTATAAGCGGAACATCCACGAGAACGTACGTCAACGAAGCTTCCACGCTCGTTCTTGAGACTCTGGAGAACGGTATTAAGAA ACACTACCTCGTACCACTTTCCCTCGCGCAGAAAAGTAAATGGAGGAAAAAGGGGACAAAGTTGCACATATTTAACGATCATACGTTTATCGCCAAACACATGGCGGG AGGAACAGTTTGCGAGGTGTGTAAAAGAACCCTCGCACGAAGGCTCGGTAAGCAAGGCTACGAATGCAGAGACTGTCAGATGAAGTGTCACAAACATTGTCATGTGAAAGTCGACACGACGTGTCCCACATCCACTATCCAAAGCATCGAGTT gATGTGCGTCAAGATTCCGCCACTCGAACGAAAGCCTTCTATGCTTCTGTGTTCGCGATAA
- the LOC139814601 gene encoding uncharacterized protein isoform X5, whose protein sequence is MFLESNWTWLAERWGNMADLAERVDDLICSFDSTGETTMDTLSMLIFGWMLFGLVVLCVGKYVYNRFVLNELTATTAAAAAAAAAVASSSLSSSSSSSSSSLQLGKDGHARHDESVVTTGAAGTIIGKLFDKSKSVSPSSSSLARAGTGGAGGGGGTVSVGGGGGGGGGGGGAVSATGGGSGGGGGGGGGGGGGGAGASAGMVAGARSPSPGGYVPPTPPIRKRLTRKTSGALISPSRSSRALHLPTATGADAEAVRWVNELIVWLHHDLVILNELLATWVVSLNDFTAGSTDEHGVGVEFVRVLPETYPPTLSNIFCECDSKDDVTITCDCEATPALQLKAFRQRGDKVEVNHYRVNVNRFRARLNVVCITEKLLIDLKCDGWPEVKISLAAVGTIKKDLDESQLQEVVSEIVVGALRGINVHLNLSQYPTCPRLWREPPPQPGFSYPIHYDGVNASNSMVPQPPHQRLQGHTAPSSAPIQYMPGERRLLVKVVRAIDLGGQQGAVEPYCVVELDEPPQKNQTSIKRDTKNPLWDEAFLFDISHNTSEVLLEVFDRVNKSQRFLGLGIVGVEELLANPSQRQIIPLQARPYEEDDITGTLTVEFLFIEGAEVPQIGTKPYKVKETIKPVSPTRSYSQTNVISSNSLNYNNGNSTLILYDSAAQSEGDYLTNGNVVDSPYKSGQTNGNKGTLIVHSQQRHGAKDVNAISGPETTPNSSNSEERGRTRRKRRDFFGTIKKRLSRSKTRSRSVGPEGEINHEDAHSRSISADRARDPGSAHLSVPEQSRRSSLSEASGISGTSTRTYVNEASTLVLETLENGIKKHYLVPLSLAQKSKWRKKGTKLHIFNDHTFIAKHMAGGTVCEVCKRTLARRLGKQGYECRDCQMKCHKHCHVKVDTTCPTSTIQSIELMCVKIPPLERKPSMLLCSR, encoded by the exons atgttTTTGGAATCCAATTGGACTTGGTTGGCAGAACGATGGGGCAATATGGCCGACTTGGCCGAGCGGGTGGACGATCTGATATGCAGTTTCGACTCGACTGGTGAAACGACCATGGATACCCTGTCGATGCTGATATTCGGCTGGATGTTGTTCGGTTTGGTGGTGTTGTGCGTTGGCAAATACGTGTACAATCGTTTTGTGCTAAACGAGCTCACCGCCACCACTgctgctgccgccgccgccgccgccgccgtcgcctcATCATCattgtcgtcatcgtcgtcgtcgtcgtcgtcgtcgctgcaGCTCGGCAAGGATGGTCATGCCCGTCACGATGAGAGTGTCGTGACGACGGGTGCCGCTGGTACCATCATTGGAAAACTGTTCGACAAGTCGAAATCGGTGTCACCGTCCTCGTCATCGCTCGCAAGGGCTGGTACCGGTGGTGCAGGTGGCGGCGGTGGTACCGTTAGTgtcggtggtggtggtggtggtggtggcggcggcggcggtgccgTTAGCGCTACTGGTGGTggtagtggtggtggtggtggtggtggtggtggtggcggtggtggtggtgccGGTGCCAGTGCCGGTATGGTAGCAGGTGCGAGATCACCATCACCGGGAGGCTACGTGCCGCCCACGCCGCCGATCAGGAAACGTCTGACCCGGAAGACCTCCGGTGCCCTCATCAGCCCGTCTCGAAGTTCTCGAGCTCTGCATCTCCCGACCGCGACTGGCGCGGATGCCGAGGCCGTGCGTTGGGTCAACGAACTGATCGTGTGGCTTCATCACGACCTCGTCATCCTCAACGAGCTCTTGGCCACTTGGGTAGTTTCTCTCAACGATTTCACCGCTGGCTCTACCGACGAg CACGGAGTCGGCGTCGAATTTGTTCGCGTACTTCCAGAGACTTATCCGCCAACCttgtcaaatattttctgCGAATGCGATTCGAAGGACGATGTG ACTATCACATGCGACTGCGAGGCTACTCCAGCTTTGCAACTGAAAGCATTTCGGCAACGAGGGGATAAGGTGGAGGTTAATCACTATCGGGTCAATGTCAATCGTTTCCGCGCTCGCCTCAACGTCGTCTGCATCACCGAGAAGCTGCTGATCGATTTGAAATGCGACGGCTGGCCAGAG GTGAAGATCTCTCTGGCAGCGGTGGGCACAATAAAGAAAGACTTGGATGAAAGCCAGTTGCAAGAAGTGGTGTCGGAAATTGTGGTGGGTGCCTTGCGAGGCATCAACGTTCACCTCAATCTTTCTCAATATCCCACGTGTCCTCGATTATGGAGAGAGCCGCCTCCTCAGCCAGGCTTCTCATATCCTATACATTACGACGGTGTA AACGCCTCGAATTCGATGGTTCCGCAGCCACCGCATCAACGCCTTCAAGGACATACCGCACCCTCGTCAGCACCAATACAATATATGCCTGGCGAGAGACGTTTGCTCGTGAAGGTTGTGAGGGCTATCGACCTCGGTGGTCAGCAAGGAGCCGTGGAGCCTTACTGCGTCGTGGAGTTGGATGAACCCCCGCAAAAGAATCAAACCTCTATAAAGAGAGATACCAAAAATCCGCTATGGGATGAAGcgtttttatt cGACATAAGCCACAACACGAGCGAGGTGTTATTAGAGGTGTTCGATCGTGTCAACAAAAGTCAACGATTCTTGGGGCTAGGAATCGTAGGTGTCGAGGAACTCCTCGCAAATCCGAGCCAGCGGCAGATCATACCTCTTCAGGCACGACCATACGAGGAAGATGACATTACAGGCACTCTCACGGTGGAG TTTCTGTTCATCGAGGGTGCGGAAGTGCCACAAATTGGGACCAAGCCTTATAAAGTCAAGGAGACGATAAAGCCAGTCTCGCCGACCCGTTCCTACAGCCAAACAAATGTCATCAGCAGCAATAGTCTGAACTACAACAACGGTAACAGTACACTTATCTTGTACGACTCTGCCGCACAGTCGGAAGGGG acTACTTAACGAATGGCAACGTTGTGGATTCACCATATAAAAGCGGGCAAACAAATGGTAACAAGGGGACGTTGATCGTACACAGTCAGCAAAGG CACGGAGCAAAAGATGTCAATGCTATTTCGGGACCAGAAACCACGCCTAATTCCTCCAATTCAGAAG aGAGAGGAAGAACACGAAGAAAACGACGCGATTTCTTTGGTACCATAAAGAAGCGACTGAGTCGATCCAAGACAAGAAGTAGATCAGTGGGTCCTGAAGGAGAGATCAATCATGAAGATGCTCATTCGAGATCCATATCCGCCGACAGAGCTCGCGATCCTGGCTCTG CTCATTTATCGGTACCAGAACAATCGAGACGATCGAGTTTGAGCGAAGCCTCGGGTATAAGCGGAACATCCACGAGAACGTACGTCAACGAAGCTTCCACGCTCGTTCTTGAGACTCTGGAGAACGGTATTAAGAA ACACTACCTCGTACCACTTTCCCTCGCGCAGAAAAGTAAATGGAGGAAAAAGGGGACAAAGTTGCACATATTTAACGATCATACGTTTATCGCCAAACACATGGCGGG AGGAACAGTTTGCGAGGTGTGTAAAAGAACCCTCGCACGAAGGCTCGGTAAGCAAGGCTACGAATGCAGAGACTGTCAGATGAAGTGTCACAAACATTGTCATGTGAAAGTCGACACGACGTGTCCCACATCCACTATCCAAAGCATCGAGTT gATGTGCGTCAAGATTCCGCCACTCGAACGAAAGCCTTCTATGCTTCTGTGTTCGCGATAA